A stretch of Mesoplodon densirostris isolate mMesDen1 chromosome 7, mMesDen1 primary haplotype, whole genome shotgun sequence DNA encodes these proteins:
- the RAB3IL1 gene encoding guanine nucleotide exchange factor for Rab-3A isoform X2 gives MDPAKERTKCPAREKCPVFLAMSSGTVRYAPSGLGLALQGNLGEQPWDTDSQPHPDEGHPPPLEAVPVPWKSVGPCKSHRESLGRLVETPAGKEAQGEEDPAATQLDVLRLRSSSMEIREKGSEFLKEELHKAQKELKLKDAECERLCRVRGQLERELEELTASLFEEAHKMVREANMKQAASEKQLKETRGKIDMLQAEVTALKTLVITSTPASPNRELHPQLLSPTKAGPRKGHLRHKSTSSALCPAVCPVVGHALTPDKEGKEVDTTLFAEFQAWRESPTLDKTSPFLERVYREDVGPCLDFTVQELSALVRAAVEDNTLTIEPVASQTLPAVKVAAVECGRTNGFRAPIDTTCALSGLACACRHRIRLGDSESHYYISPSSRARITAVCNFFTYIRYIQQGLVRQDAEPMFWEITRLRKEMSLAKLGFFPQEA, from the exons ATGGACCCCGCTAAGGAGCGCACTAAGTGCCCTGCCCGAGAAAAATGCCCTGTGTTCCTGGCAATGAGCTCAGGGACTGTCCGCTACGCCCCATCAGGTTTGGGCCTTGCACTCCAGGGCAACTTGGGAGAGCAGCCCTGGGACACAGACAG CCAGCCCCACCCGGACGAGGGCCACCCACCGCCCCTTGAAGCTGTCCCAGTCCCCTGGAAGAGTGTGGGCCCCTGCAAAAGCCACAGAGAGTCCCTGGGAAGGCTGGTGGAGACCCCTGCAGGGAAGGAAGCCCAAGGCGAGGAGGACCCTGCGGCCACCCAGCTGGACGTGTTGCGTCTGCGCAGCTCTTCCATGGAGATCCGAGAGAAGGGCTCAGAGTTCCTGAAGGAGGAGCTGCACAAAGCCCAGAAG GAGCTGAAGCTGAAGGATGCGGAGTGTGAGCGGCTGTGCAGGGTGCGCGGGCAGCTGGAGCGGGAGCTGGAGGAGCTGACGGCCAGCCTGTTCGAG GAAGCCCACAAGATGGTCCGAGAAGCCAACATGAAGCAGGCGGCGTCAGAAAAGCAGCTGAAGGAGACGCGGGGCAAG ATCGACATGCTGCAAGCAGAGGTGACAGCCTTGAAGACGCTGGTCATCACGTCCACACCAGCCTCTCCTAACCGCGAGCTCCACCCACAGCTGCTCAGCCCCACCAAGGCCGGACCCCGCAAGGGCCACTTGCGTCATAAGAGCACCAGCAGCGCCCTCTGCCCCGCCGTGTGCCCCGTGGTAGGACACGCCCTCACCCCGGACAAAGAGGGCAAAGAG GTGGACACGACCCTGTTTGCAGAGTTCCAGGCCTGGAGGGAATCGCCCACCCTGGACAAGACCTCCCCCTTCCTGGAAAGGGTGTACCGGGAGGACGTGGGCCCCTGCCTGGACTTCACCGTGCAGGAG CTCTCAGCCCTGGTACGGGCCGCCGTGGAGGACAACACGCTCACCATCGAGCCCGTGGCTTCGCAAACACTGCCCGCGGTGAAGGTGGCCGCTGTCGAGTGTGGCCGCACCAA TGGGTTCCGGGCCCCGATTGACAC TACATGTGCCCTGAGTGGCCTGGCCTGCGCCTGTCGTCACCGAATCCGGCTTGGGGACTCCGAGAGCCACTACTACATCTCACCGTCCTCCCGGGCCAGA ATCACCGCCGTGTGCAACTTCTTCACCTACATCCGCTACATCCAGCAAGGCCTGGTGCGGCAGGACG CGGAGCCCATGTTCTGGGAGATCACAAGGCTGAGGAAGGAGATGTCGCTGGCCAAGCTTGGCTTCTTCCCCCAGGAGGCCTAG
- the RAB3IL1 gene encoding guanine nucleotide exchange factor for Rab-3A isoform X1 yields MDPAKERTKCPAREKCPVFLAMSSGTVRYAPSGLGLALQGNLGEQPWDTDSQPHPDEGHPPPLEAVPVPWKSVGPCKSHRESLGRLVETPAGKEAQGEEDPAATQLDVLRLRSSSMEIREKGSEFLKEELHKAQKELKLKDAECERLCRVRGQLERELEELTASLFEEAHKMVREANMKQAASEKQLKETRGKIDMLQAEVTALKTLVITSTPASPNRELHPQLLSPTKAGPRKGHLRHKSTSSALCPAVCPVVGHALTPDKEGKEVDTTLFAEFQAWRESPTLDKTSPFLERVYREDVGPCLDFTVQELSALVRAAVEDNTLTIEPVASQTLPAVKVAAVECGRTNGFRAPIDTTCALSGLACACRHRIRLGDSESHYYISPSSRARVSHPMGVLPGSSEAPWAGTLSPRLHNLQSTEQGTGSERSPPCATSSPTSATSSKAWCGRTRSPCSGRSQG; encoded by the exons ATGGACCCCGCTAAGGAGCGCACTAAGTGCCCTGCCCGAGAAAAATGCCCTGTGTTCCTGGCAATGAGCTCAGGGACTGTCCGCTACGCCCCATCAGGTTTGGGCCTTGCACTCCAGGGCAACTTGGGAGAGCAGCCCTGGGACACAGACAG CCAGCCCCACCCGGACGAGGGCCACCCACCGCCCCTTGAAGCTGTCCCAGTCCCCTGGAAGAGTGTGGGCCCCTGCAAAAGCCACAGAGAGTCCCTGGGAAGGCTGGTGGAGACCCCTGCAGGGAAGGAAGCCCAAGGCGAGGAGGACCCTGCGGCCACCCAGCTGGACGTGTTGCGTCTGCGCAGCTCTTCCATGGAGATCCGAGAGAAGGGCTCAGAGTTCCTGAAGGAGGAGCTGCACAAAGCCCAGAAG GAGCTGAAGCTGAAGGATGCGGAGTGTGAGCGGCTGTGCAGGGTGCGCGGGCAGCTGGAGCGGGAGCTGGAGGAGCTGACGGCCAGCCTGTTCGAG GAAGCCCACAAGATGGTCCGAGAAGCCAACATGAAGCAGGCGGCGTCAGAAAAGCAGCTGAAGGAGACGCGGGGCAAG ATCGACATGCTGCAAGCAGAGGTGACAGCCTTGAAGACGCTGGTCATCACGTCCACACCAGCCTCTCCTAACCGCGAGCTCCACCCACAGCTGCTCAGCCCCACCAAGGCCGGACCCCGCAAGGGCCACTTGCGTCATAAGAGCACCAGCAGCGCCCTCTGCCCCGCCGTGTGCCCCGTGGTAGGACACGCCCTCACCCCGGACAAAGAGGGCAAAGAG GTGGACACGACCCTGTTTGCAGAGTTCCAGGCCTGGAGGGAATCGCCCACCCTGGACAAGACCTCCCCCTTCCTGGAAAGGGTGTACCGGGAGGACGTGGGCCCCTGCCTGGACTTCACCGTGCAGGAG CTCTCAGCCCTGGTACGGGCCGCCGTGGAGGACAACACGCTCACCATCGAGCCCGTGGCTTCGCAAACACTGCCCGCGGTGAAGGTGGCCGCTGTCGAGTGTGGCCGCACCAA TGGGTTCCGGGCCCCGATTGACAC TACATGTGCCCTGAGTGGCCTGGCCTGCGCCTGTCGTCACCGAATCCGGCTTGGGGACTCCGAGAGCCACTACTACATCTCACCGTCCTCCCGGGCCAGAGTGAGTCATCCAATGGGAGTGTTGCCTGGCTCCTCAGAGGCTCCCTGGGCTGGGACTCTGAGCCCCAGGCTGCACAACCTACAATCTACAgagcagggcacaggctcagagag ATCACCGCCGTGTGCAACTTCTTCACCTACATCCGCTACATCCAGCAAGGCCTGGTGCGGCAGGACG CGGAGCCCATGTTCTGGGAGATCACAAGGCTGA
- the RAB3IL1 gene encoding guanine nucleotide exchange factor for Rab-3A isoform X4, whose translation MWSGQPHPDEGHPPPLEAVPVPWKSVGPCKSHRESLGRLVETPAGKEAQGEEDPAATQLDVLRLRSSSMEIREKGSEFLKEELHKAQKELKLKDAECERLCRVRGQLERELEELTASLFEEAHKMVREANMKQAASEKQLKETRGKIDMLQAEVTALKTLVITSTPASPNRELHPQLLSPTKAGPRKGHLRHKSTSSALCPAVCPVVGHALTPDKEGKEVDTTLFAEFQAWRESPTLDKTSPFLERVYREDVGPCLDFTVQELSALVRAAVEDNTLTIEPVASQTLPAVKVAAVECGRTNGFRAPIDTTCALSGLACACRHRIRLGDSESHYYISPSSRARITAVCNFFTYIRYIQQGLVRQDAEPMFWEITRLRKEMSLAKLGFFPQEA comes from the exons ATGTGGAGCGG CCAGCCCCACCCGGACGAGGGCCACCCACCGCCCCTTGAAGCTGTCCCAGTCCCCTGGAAGAGTGTGGGCCCCTGCAAAAGCCACAGAGAGTCCCTGGGAAGGCTGGTGGAGACCCCTGCAGGGAAGGAAGCCCAAGGCGAGGAGGACCCTGCGGCCACCCAGCTGGACGTGTTGCGTCTGCGCAGCTCTTCCATGGAGATCCGAGAGAAGGGCTCAGAGTTCCTGAAGGAGGAGCTGCACAAAGCCCAGAAG GAGCTGAAGCTGAAGGATGCGGAGTGTGAGCGGCTGTGCAGGGTGCGCGGGCAGCTGGAGCGGGAGCTGGAGGAGCTGACGGCCAGCCTGTTCGAG GAAGCCCACAAGATGGTCCGAGAAGCCAACATGAAGCAGGCGGCGTCAGAAAAGCAGCTGAAGGAGACGCGGGGCAAG ATCGACATGCTGCAAGCAGAGGTGACAGCCTTGAAGACGCTGGTCATCACGTCCACACCAGCCTCTCCTAACCGCGAGCTCCACCCACAGCTGCTCAGCCCCACCAAGGCCGGACCCCGCAAGGGCCACTTGCGTCATAAGAGCACCAGCAGCGCCCTCTGCCCCGCCGTGTGCCCCGTGGTAGGACACGCCCTCACCCCGGACAAAGAGGGCAAAGAG GTGGACACGACCCTGTTTGCAGAGTTCCAGGCCTGGAGGGAATCGCCCACCCTGGACAAGACCTCCCCCTTCCTGGAAAGGGTGTACCGGGAGGACGTGGGCCCCTGCCTGGACTTCACCGTGCAGGAG CTCTCAGCCCTGGTACGGGCCGCCGTGGAGGACAACACGCTCACCATCGAGCCCGTGGCTTCGCAAACACTGCCCGCGGTGAAGGTGGCCGCTGTCGAGTGTGGCCGCACCAA TGGGTTCCGGGCCCCGATTGACAC TACATGTGCCCTGAGTGGCCTGGCCTGCGCCTGTCGTCACCGAATCCGGCTTGGGGACTCCGAGAGCCACTACTACATCTCACCGTCCTCCCGGGCCAGA ATCACCGCCGTGTGCAACTTCTTCACCTACATCCGCTACATCCAGCAAGGCCTGGTGCGGCAGGACG CGGAGCCCATGTTCTGGGAGATCACAAGGCTGAGGAAGGAGATGTCGCTGGCCAAGCTTGGCTTCTTCCCCCAGGAGGCCTAG
- the RAB3IL1 gene encoding guanine nucleotide exchange factor for Rab-3A isoform X3, translating to MWSGQPHPDEGHPPPLEAVPVPWKSVGPCKSHRESLGRLVETPAGKEAQGEEDPAATQLDVLRLRSSSMEIREKGSEFLKEELHKAQKELKLKDAECERLCRVRGQLERELEELTASLFEEAHKMVREANMKQAASEKQLKETRGKIDMLQAEVTALKTLVITSTPASPNRELHPQLLSPTKAGPRKGHLRHKSTSSALCPAVCPVVGHALTPDKEGKEVDTTLFAEFQAWRESPTLDKTSPFLERVYREDVGPCLDFTVQELSALVRAAVEDNTLTIEPVASQTLPAVKVAAVECGRTNGFRAPIDTTCALSGLACACRHRIRLGDSESHYYISPSSRARVSHPMGVLPGSSEAPWAGTLSPRLHNLQSTEQGTGSERSPPCATSSPTSATSSKAWCGRTRSPCSGRSQG from the exons ATGTGGAGCGG CCAGCCCCACCCGGACGAGGGCCACCCACCGCCCCTTGAAGCTGTCCCAGTCCCCTGGAAGAGTGTGGGCCCCTGCAAAAGCCACAGAGAGTCCCTGGGAAGGCTGGTGGAGACCCCTGCAGGGAAGGAAGCCCAAGGCGAGGAGGACCCTGCGGCCACCCAGCTGGACGTGTTGCGTCTGCGCAGCTCTTCCATGGAGATCCGAGAGAAGGGCTCAGAGTTCCTGAAGGAGGAGCTGCACAAAGCCCAGAAG GAGCTGAAGCTGAAGGATGCGGAGTGTGAGCGGCTGTGCAGGGTGCGCGGGCAGCTGGAGCGGGAGCTGGAGGAGCTGACGGCCAGCCTGTTCGAG GAAGCCCACAAGATGGTCCGAGAAGCCAACATGAAGCAGGCGGCGTCAGAAAAGCAGCTGAAGGAGACGCGGGGCAAG ATCGACATGCTGCAAGCAGAGGTGACAGCCTTGAAGACGCTGGTCATCACGTCCACACCAGCCTCTCCTAACCGCGAGCTCCACCCACAGCTGCTCAGCCCCACCAAGGCCGGACCCCGCAAGGGCCACTTGCGTCATAAGAGCACCAGCAGCGCCCTCTGCCCCGCCGTGTGCCCCGTGGTAGGACACGCCCTCACCCCGGACAAAGAGGGCAAAGAG GTGGACACGACCCTGTTTGCAGAGTTCCAGGCCTGGAGGGAATCGCCCACCCTGGACAAGACCTCCCCCTTCCTGGAAAGGGTGTACCGGGAGGACGTGGGCCCCTGCCTGGACTTCACCGTGCAGGAG CTCTCAGCCCTGGTACGGGCCGCCGTGGAGGACAACACGCTCACCATCGAGCCCGTGGCTTCGCAAACACTGCCCGCGGTGAAGGTGGCCGCTGTCGAGTGTGGCCGCACCAA TGGGTTCCGGGCCCCGATTGACAC TACATGTGCCCTGAGTGGCCTGGCCTGCGCCTGTCGTCACCGAATCCGGCTTGGGGACTCCGAGAGCCACTACTACATCTCACCGTCCTCCCGGGCCAGAGTGAGTCATCCAATGGGAGTGTTGCCTGGCTCCTCAGAGGCTCCCTGGGCTGGGACTCTGAGCCCCAGGCTGCACAACCTACAATCTACAgagcagggcacaggctcagagag ATCACCGCCGTGTGCAACTTCTTCACCTACATCCGCTACATCCAGCAAGGCCTGGTGCGGCAGGACG CGGAGCCCATGTTCTGGGAGATCACAAGGCTGA
- the RAB3IL1 gene encoding guanine nucleotide exchange factor for Rab-3A isoform X5: protein MEIREKGSEFLKEELHKAQKELKLKDAECERLCRVRGQLERELEELTASLFEEAHKMVREANMKQAASEKQLKETRGKIDMLQAEVTALKTLVITSTPASPNRELHPQLLSPTKAGPRKGHLRHKSTSSALCPAVCPVVGHALTPDKEGKEVDTTLFAEFQAWRESPTLDKTSPFLERVYREDVGPCLDFTVQELSALVRAAVEDNTLTIEPVASQTLPAVKVAAVECGRTNGFRAPIDTTCALSGLACACRHRIRLGDSESHYYISPSSRARVSHPMGVLPGSSEAPWAGTLSPRLHNLQSTEQGTGSERSPPCATSSPTSATSSKAWCGRTRSPCSGRSQG, encoded by the exons ATGGAGATCCGAGAGAAGGGCTCAGAGTTCCTGAAGGAGGAGCTGCACAAAGCCCAGAAG GAGCTGAAGCTGAAGGATGCGGAGTGTGAGCGGCTGTGCAGGGTGCGCGGGCAGCTGGAGCGGGAGCTGGAGGAGCTGACGGCCAGCCTGTTCGAG GAAGCCCACAAGATGGTCCGAGAAGCCAACATGAAGCAGGCGGCGTCAGAAAAGCAGCTGAAGGAGACGCGGGGCAAG ATCGACATGCTGCAAGCAGAGGTGACAGCCTTGAAGACGCTGGTCATCACGTCCACACCAGCCTCTCCTAACCGCGAGCTCCACCCACAGCTGCTCAGCCCCACCAAGGCCGGACCCCGCAAGGGCCACTTGCGTCATAAGAGCACCAGCAGCGCCCTCTGCCCCGCCGTGTGCCCCGTGGTAGGACACGCCCTCACCCCGGACAAAGAGGGCAAAGAG GTGGACACGACCCTGTTTGCAGAGTTCCAGGCCTGGAGGGAATCGCCCACCCTGGACAAGACCTCCCCCTTCCTGGAAAGGGTGTACCGGGAGGACGTGGGCCCCTGCCTGGACTTCACCGTGCAGGAG CTCTCAGCCCTGGTACGGGCCGCCGTGGAGGACAACACGCTCACCATCGAGCCCGTGGCTTCGCAAACACTGCCCGCGGTGAAGGTGGCCGCTGTCGAGTGTGGCCGCACCAA TGGGTTCCGGGCCCCGATTGACAC TACATGTGCCCTGAGTGGCCTGGCCTGCGCCTGTCGTCACCGAATCCGGCTTGGGGACTCCGAGAGCCACTACTACATCTCACCGTCCTCCCGGGCCAGAGTGAGTCATCCAATGGGAGTGTTGCCTGGCTCCTCAGAGGCTCCCTGGGCTGGGACTCTGAGCCCCAGGCTGCACAACCTACAATCTACAgagcagggcacaggctcagagag ATCACCGCCGTGTGCAACTTCTTCACCTACATCCGCTACATCCAGCAAGGCCTGGTGCGGCAGGACG CGGAGCCCATGTTCTGGGAGATCACAAGGCTGA